One window of Triticum dicoccoides isolate Atlit2015 ecotype Zavitan chromosome 5A, WEW_v2.0, whole genome shotgun sequence genomic DNA carries:
- the LOC119301144 gene encoding protein ACTIVITY OF BC1 COMPLEX KINASE 7, chloroplastic-like: MAMMMADLSFSASISNAKLPRYGNDSSLVKRSSMFRAEARSTDSEKYTTNGRSRKMVPTTELMRSKGGGRARTDTVNGSLNGAVNGSTKAVINGSTNGVVNGSTRAVINGSPKAVVTGTSLVNGSNMSALVKTQKQMSARDDPFEEELKVLPSDEGFSWAKANYNSVQRSIDIWSFVLSLRIRILFDNAKWAYPGGFSEENQKIRRRNTASWLREQVLQLGPTFIKLGQLSSTRSDLFPKEFVDELAKLQDRVPAFSPEKAKAFIEKEMGCSVDVAFKEFEDRPIAAASLGQVHRAVLHNGERVAVKVQRPGLRKLFDIDLRNLKLVAEYFQRSEKFGGPSRDWIGIYDECSKILYEEIDYINEGKNADRFRRDFRNIKWVRVPLIMWDYTTEKVLTLEYAPGIKINNLAVLDSRGYSRSLIASRSIESYLIQILKTGFFHADPHPGNLAIDKDGSLIYYDFGMMGEIKSFTRDRLLSLFYAVYEKDANKVIKALIDLEALQPTGDLSPVRRSVQYFLDNLLSQSPDQQQTLAAIGEDLFAIAQDQPFRFPSTFTFVIRAFSTLEGIGYILDPDFSFVKVAAPYAQELLDLKTRRRAGPELVQEIRKQANDARDSTISMPYRIQRIEDFVGQLESGDLKLRVRVLESERAARKANVLQMATMYTAMGGTLLNIGVVMGSQGNQIVANGSFIGAGIFLALLVASMRRVKKLEKFETMM, encoded by the exons ATGGCGATGATGATGGCTGATCTTAGCTTTTCAGCGTCTATATCGAATGCCAAGCTACCAAGGTATGGAAATGACTCTTCCTTGGTTAAGAGATCTTCAATGTTCCGAGCAGAAGCCCGGTCCACGGATTCGGAGAAATATACTACCAATGGCCGGTCGAGGAAGATGGTTCCCACAACCGAATTGATGAGGAGCAAGGGCGGTGGCCGTGCAAGAACAGATACAGTTAATGGTTCTCTGAATGGAGCTGTCAATGGCTCGACCAAGGCGGTCATCAATGGTTCTACAAATGGCGTTGTCAACGGTTCAACCAGAGCAGTCATTAACGGTTCTCCAAAGGCGGTTGTTACCGGGACCAGTTTGGTGAATGGCAGCAACATGTCTGCTCTAGTTAAGACCCAGAAGCAAATGAGTGCTAGAGATGATCCCTTTGAAGAGGAGCTCAAGGTTTTGCCATCTGATGAGGGATTCAGTTGGGCAAAGGCTAACTACAACTCTGTGCAGAGGAGTATAGATATCTGGTCTTTCGTGCTTTCTCTTCGAATACGTATTTTATTCGACAATGCAAAATGGGCCTATCCAGGTGGATTCTCAGAGGAAAATCAG AAAATCCGGAGGAGAAACACTGCATCATGGTTAAGAGAACAAGTATTGCAGCTTGGCCCAACTTTTATCAAGCTTGGACAGCTATCCTCCACAAGATCTGATTTGTTCCCAAAAGAATTCGTTGACGAGCTTGCAAAATTGCAG GACAGAGTACCTGCATTTTCTCCTGAGAAGGCAAAGGCTTTCATAGAGAAGGAAATGGGGTGCTCAGTTGATGTTGCGTTCAAAGAATTTGAGGACCGTCCAATAGCTGCTGCTAGTCTTGGTCAG GTACATCGTGCGGTGCTTCATAATGGAGAGAGAGTTGCAGTGAAAGTTCAGCGACCAGGGCTCAGAAAACTTTTTGATATTGACCTAA GGAATCTAAAGCTAGTAGCCGAGTATTTTCAGAGAAGTGAAAAATTTGGAGGTCCTTCAAGGGACTGGATTGGTATTTATGATGAATGTTCCAA AATTTTGTATGAAGAAATTGATTACATCAATGAAGGAAAGAATGCAGACAGATTTCGTCGAGATTTCAGAAATATAAAATGGGTTCGCGTGCCA CTTATCATGTGGGATTACACAACTGAAAAGGTGTTAACCCTGGAGTATGCTCCTG GTATTAAGATAAACAACTTGGCGGTGCTAGACAGCCGGGGATATAGTCGTTCTCTGATTGCATCCCGTTCAATAGAGTCGTACCTAATTCAG ATACTGAAGACCGGTTTCTTCCATGCTGATCCTCATCCTGGAAACCTTGCCATAGACAAGGATGGCTCTCTAATATATTATGATTTTGGAATGATGGGTGAAATCAAATCATTCACTCGAGATAGATTACTCTCCTTGTTCTATGCCGTGTATGAGAAGGATGCAAACAAG GTTATAAAAGCTTTAATTGACCTGGAAGCTCTTCAGCCAACAGGAGACCTCTCGCCG GTAAGAAGGTCCGTACAATATTTCTTGGACAATCTGCTGAGCCAGTCACCGGATCAACAGCAGACTCTAGCTGCAATTGGAGAG GACTTGTTTGcaattgcgcaagatcaacctttcCGTTTTCCTTCCACATTTACGTTCGTCATAAGGGCATTCTCAACTCTTGAAG GCATCGGGTACATACTGGATCCTGATTTTTCCTTTGTCAAAGTTGCTGCACCATATGCACAG GAACTGCTAGACTTGAAAACGAGACGAAGAGCTGGACCTGAATTAGTCCAGGAGATAAGAAAGCAAGCAAATGAT GCCCGTGATTCTACGATCTCAATGCCCTACAGAATCCAACGGATCGAGGATTTTGTGGGGCAACTCGAGTCGGGTGATTTGAAACTCAGAGTCAGAGTACTTGAG TCGGAACGAGCTGCTCGTAAAGCTAACGTACTTCAGATGGCGACCATGTATACAGCCATGGGTGGTACTCTCTTGAATATTGGGGTCGTCATGGGTAGTCAAGGAAACCAAATAGTCGCAAATGGGTCTTTCATCGGCGCAG GCATTTTCTTGGCATTATTGGTTGCATCTATGCGAAGAGTGAAGAAACTCGAGAAATTCGAGACGATGATGTGA